GGTTCGTCAGTAAAACTGCGCCTTTCCTTACACCGCTTCGAACTTTAGGTTCGTCAGTAAAACTGCGCCTTTCCTTACACCGCTTCGAACTTTAGGTTCGTCAGTAAAACTGCGCCTTTCCTTACACCGCTTCGAACTTTAGGTTCGTCAGTAAAACTGCGCCTTTCCTTACACCGCTTCGAACTTTAGGTTCGTCAGTAAAACTGCGCCTTTCCTTACACCGCTTCGAACTTTAGGTTCGTCAGTAAAACTGCGCCTTTCCTTACACCGCTTCGAACTTTAGGTTCGTCAGTAAAACTGCGCCTTTCCTTACACCGCTTCGAACTTTAGGTTCGTCAGTAAAACTGCGCCTTTCCTTACACCGCTTCGAACTTTAGGTTCGTCAGTAAAACTGCGCCTTTCCTTACACCGCTAAGACTTTAAACTTCGTCAGCAATTGCAGCTGTCTTGCTGCCTTTCCAAAATCAAGAACACACTTAAGGAAGTGCGCCCAGCTCAGACTTCTCGTAAGCTACTTCCATGCTGTGGGCTGAATGTGTCAGATCAGGAGACACTGAATTACGCATAAAGCCCTGACCCAATCTATTGCCTACGAGGTAAGTGGGACGCGCTCTAGACTCATCCAATACTTTGGCTAGATAAGCGGCAACGACTCCAGTACAAAAGACTTGCACACCACAAAACAATCCGACGGCAGCAATTATCAAAGCTTGGGTTTGCACCAGACTTGATACTACCGCCGGGACCATGCTACCCATCACTAGCACCGCTATCAAAGCCAATGCCGACAAGCCCATAATTACAGCGCCTGCCACAGAGATAAAGTACAAAGGAGCAATACTAAAAGCAAGAATGCCATCGAGCGCCAGTGTCACAAGTTTTCTTAGTGTATATGTACTCTCACCGACTTCTCTTGCGCCCCGGTCAATAGCTATACCGCATTGTTTAAAGCCGAGCCAGGGGATCATGCCACGTAAAAAGCGTGTCTTTTCGGGTAGGGACGCAAGGGCATCCACAACGCGACGATCCATGAGGCGATAATCGCCTGTGTCTTGCGGAATATCTACCGAGGATATGGCTCCGAGAAATCTATAAAAGAGATATGCCGAAAATCGTTTGGAAAACCGATCGCGTCTGGTAGAGCGCTGGGCGTAGACGACATCGTAGC
This DNA window, taken from Candidatus Obscuribacter sp., encodes the following:
- a CDS encoding glycosyltransferase family 2 protein encodes the protein MLTTSQISSKIDLSVIVAVYNEDPRNLMSVVERLDAIIKPTAVHYELIFVNDGSRPPTTNALRQIAAEFEHVKLVELSRNFGQQAAITCGLDHSEGLAVVNIDSDLQDPPELIPEMMQKWKEGYDVVYAQRSTRRDRFSKRFSAYLFYRFLGAISSVDIPQDTGDYRLMDRRVVDALASLPEKTRFLRGMIPWLGFKQCGIAIDRGAREVGESTYTLRKLVTLALDGILAFSIAPLYFISVAGAVIMGLSALALIAVLVMGSMVPAVVSSLVQTQALIIAAVGLFCGVQVFCTGVVAAYLAKVLDESRARPTYLVGNRLGQGFMRNSVSPDLTHSAHSMEVAYEKSELGALP